AGTCCGCTCACAATCGTGACCGGCGTCGAAATCACCAAAGCGCACGGGCAGGCAATCACCAACAGCACCAGCCCGCGCTGAATCCAATCGAAAGTTCCGACGGCTGAAGCCCAGTGGACTCCGGCCACTGCCAACAGCGGCGGCATCATCATCATCGCCAGCGCCAGTGCGATGACCACTGGCGTGTAACGGCGGGCAAATGCATCGACAAAACGTTCCGTGGGCGAACGGGTGGCTCGGGCTTCGTTCACCAGCCGCGCAATGTGAGCCAGCGTACTGTTTTCGGCAGTGCGGGTGACTGCCAACACCAGCGCCCCTTCTCCGTTGAGCGTGCCGGCAAACACTTTTTCGCCGGGGCGCTTTTCAACCGGAACGCTCTCGCCGGTGATCGGCGCTTGGTTAACCGCCGATTCACCCGTCAACACATCGCCATCGGTCGGAATACGCTCGCCGGGACGCACCAGCACTTGCTCGCCGATGGTCAAATCCACCGGATTCACATCGGCGACACTCTCCGCTGACGTGCCGTGATTCAATAATCGATGCGCAACATTGGGCGCCAGTTCCACCAACGAACGGATCGCACGTTGGGCACGCGATAAGCTCAATCGTTCCAGCCACAACGACACGGCGAATAAAAACATCGCCGTCGCGGCTTCGAAATAGTCTCCAATGGCAATGGCCCCGGTGGCGGCAACAGTCATAAGTACATTCATGTCCAGCCCGCGCAACCGCACGGCCCGCCAAGCTGCCGCGGCCACCGGAATTCCTGCCACGATCGTCGCCGCAATGGTCAGCGCAACCACGGGAAAAGTCGTACTTCCAGCGAGCACACGCGCCGCCGTGGCTGCCAGCAGCAGCAAACCGCTGGCGATCATCGGGCGGGGCATCCTGCTCGACCCGCTTTCCCCTGCAGCCTGAAGTTGCACGGAGGTGACCGGAAGCGCGATCTGCGCGGGAAATCCCGCTGCTTCGATGGCTTGTTGAATGGAAGCCGGTTTTGTTTTTGCTGGATCGTACTCGACATGTAAATTGCGGGACAAATAATCGGGAACAATTTGCGCAATGCCGGGCGTGCCGCGCAAACTGCGCTGAATGAGCGCCAGTTCGTCGGGACAATCGAGCGCGGGAATATGATATGTCGTGGTTTGCGGCATGCAATCAACGGTGGCTGCGCGATGCTGGTGGCAAGGCTTTTGGGTAACTGCGGAATTATACGTTGCGGCTCCTCCCCCTGGCAGACGAGCGTTTTTTGGGCCATACTGATTTCCGTTAGTCTGAACGTTCGCACAGAAAAAGTTTTTTAGCTCCGCACTCCTAGCTGCCTTCCTGCTACGCCATGAAAATCCGCTCCACGACCATTCTCACCGTGCGGCATCAGGGCAAAGTGGCCATCGGCGGCGATGGTCAAGTGACGTTGGGCACCGCCGTGATGAAGGCCGACGCGGTCAAAATTCGACGCCTGGCCGAAGGAAAAGTCATTTGCGGTTTCGCCGGTTCCAGCGCCGACGCCTTCGCCCTGTTGGAACGATTTGAAGCCAAGCTGAAAGATTTTCCATCCAACGTGCCCCGCGCCGCTACCGAGCTGGCCAAGGAATGGCGCACCGATCGGGTGTTGCGACGGCTGGAAGCACTGTTGGCCGTGGTCGATTCCAAGCATACCCTGCTGGTCACCGGGACCGGGGATGTGATTCAACCCACCGATGGCGTACTGGGGATTGGCTCGGGCGGTTCTTACGCCGTGGCGGCGGCCCGGGCGTTGGTGGCCAATTCGACGTTGGGGGCCGGGGAAATCGTTCGCAAGGCGTTGGAAATTGCCGCGGGGATCGACATTTACACGAACATGAACATCAACGTTGAGGAATTCGCCGGCGAGAACTGAATCGATTTCAATCCTAAGCCTGTTCCGTTGCCGTTTCGATTTGACGAGACCTGCTTCCCCATGCAAGAACTCACCCCACGCCAAATAGTTGCTGAGTTGGATCGGCACATTGTCGGGCAGGCCGATGCCAAGCGCGCCGTAGCCATCGCGATTCGCAATCGCTGGCGGCGGCAGCAACTGCCAGACGATATGAAGGCCGAAGTTGCGCCCAAAAATATTTTGATGATTGGACCCACGGGCGTCGGCAAAACGGAGATCGCCCGCCGCCTGGCCAAGTTGACCGGTGCGCCGTTCATTAAAGTCGAAGCCACCAAGTACACCGAGGTTGGCTACTACGGGCGCGATGTCGAAAGCATGGTGCGAGAATTGGTTGAAAATGCCATCACGCTGGTCACGGAGCGCGAGCGAAAGAACGTTGAGGAGGAAGCCAAACGGCGCGTTGGCGAACGCCTGCTTGATCTGCTGGCTCCTGCGCCCCCCAGTTACGACACCGCTCCCGACAGCCCCGATTCTCCCCAGCGCCACGAACGCACGCGGGAAAAAATGCGGGCCATGTTGGCTGCCGGAGAAATGGAACAGCGCAAAGTGGAACTGACTATCGAGCAAAAAGCCGTGCCGATGATGTTCACCGGCATGGGGATGGAGCAAGTCGATTTCGATCTGCAGGGCATGTTCGAGAAAATTTTGCCCAAGAACACCACCCGCCGCGAAGTTACCGTGGCCGAAGCCCGAAAAATTTTGTTCGACCATGAATGCGAGGCCTTGTTGAACAAGGAGAACATTCATCAGCAGGCGATTGAATTGGCGGAGAACTTGGGGATCATTTTCCTGGACGAGGTCGATAAAATTGTGGCCAGCGAAGGCAAAGGGGCCGACGTTTCGCGCCAGGGCGTGCAGCGCGATTTGCTGCCGATTGTCGAGGGCACCACCATTCAAACTCGTTACGGCTATGTTCATACCGATCACGTGCTGTTTATCGCCGCCGGTGCATTTCATCGGGCCAAGCCCAGCGACCTGATGCCGGAGTTGCAGGGCCGGTTTCCCATCCGCGTGGAACTGACCGATCTGACGAAGGACGATTTCATCCGGATTCTCAAGGAACCCAAAAGTGCGCTCACCAAACAATACATCGCACTGTTGGGCACCGAAGGCGTGGAATTGGAATTTACGACCGATGCCATCGAAACGCTGGCGGATTTTGCTTTTCGCGTCAACCAAACGACGCAGAACATCGGCGCTCGGCGGCTGTACACGATCATGGAGCGATTATTGGAAGAGTTGAGCTTCGAGGCGCCTGACATGCACAATGGCCACGTGCCGATCAACGCGCCCTACGTCAGTCAAAAACTTTCTGCTTTGGCCGAAGATGAAGATTTGAGCAAATTCATTTTGTAAGGTACGCAATTTGCTCAGCACAAACGTTTGTCTAGGCGGATGTTTTCTCTTTTTGGAGCCTAATCATGAAGCGCTTTACACTGGCTGCTTTTGTCGCGGTTTTGTTGCCCATGGCGGCCTGCAATAATCCGAATCCACAGCCGAATCCGACTCCGCCGCCGAACAATCCGGCCGTGGAAGTGCAAGGACCGGGAACGACCGTGCAGTCGGATAAAAATGGAACGGAAGTGAAAACTCCCGGAGCTGATGTCGAGGTTAATAAAAAGTAAGCCGGCGATTTAATTCGTCGAGCGTTTTTTCATACGGCGCGCCAAGCGCCCGGATGGTTAACTGCCGCGCCGTCTGGCCGGTTGGCAAAATGGAAATCTCCAACCGGTTGGACGGCAGGCAATTCGGCACGCGATCGGCCCATTCGACAAACGACCAACCTGGTTGCGCAAAGTACTCCTCGGGCCCGAGCGCCATAAATTCGACTTCGCTGCGCAGCCGGTAGGCGTCGAAGTGGAAAATTGGCACATGGCCCATGTATTCGTGAATGAGCACGAACGTGGGACTGGCGATGGCTGCCTGTTCCACACCGGCGGCATGCGCTACGGCCTGCACCAACCGGGTTTTGCCGGCCCCCAAAGGGCCAATTAGCGCGACGATTGCATTGTGCTTCTGTGTGGCCAGAAGTGATTCTGCCAATGCCGCACCGAAAGCCAGCGTGGCCGTTTCATCGGCCGCTTCAAATTGAAGAACGTCAGTCATGGATGGATTCCAAGTTGGCGAACTGGACGGATTGTTCCAAGGCATCGGCCAATCGCTGCAGATATTGGTCGCGGGGGATTTCCACCGCGCCCAGACTGGCCGTGTGGTCAGTAAGCTGCTGGATATCGAACAACTGGTAGTGTCGTCGGTGCAGGTGCCGGATGAGATGGTATAGCGCCACTTTGGAGGCATCGCGCTGGCGGTAAAACATCGATTCGGCGGCAAAAAAACCGCCGACCGCCACGCCGTATACGCCGCCGGCCAGTTCGCCGGCTGCCCAGGCCTCCACGCTATGGGCGTGTCCCAGCCGATGCAGTTCCTGATAAGCTGCAATCATCTCCGGCGTGAGCCATGTTTTTCCGCGCCGATCGCCCGTGGAGGCACAACCGCGGATAACTCCGACGAAATCTTTGTCGCTGGTAATCTTAAATTTTCGGCCACGAATCACATCGGCTAAGCGCCGGGAAACGTGGAATTGGTCGAGTTCGAAAATCGCGCGTGGGTCGGGGGACCACCATTGCGGCTCGTCGACGCCGTGAATTAAGGGCCACGGAAACAATCCGTGCCGGTAAGCATCGAGCAGCCATTCAGGCGATAGATCTCCGCCGATGCACACCAGCCCGAATTCGTCGGCCGATTCGGCGGAGGGAAACCATCGAGATGGCGGCAGTCCGGGCATAAATTCAACCTTAATCCACCGGTGGACAATGAGGAATAAGCATAGCACATCGAACACATCAAAAAACTTATTCGAGAATTGGGCCACGGGTTTGTTATGCTTCTTTTTGTTACGTGCAACGTATTGAACGTAACACCCTTCGTGATTCGACTGCTTGATGGATTGGAGTGGTGCAGCCAATGCTTCGACGAATATAGCCCGACTGTGTCAGTCGGGCGTTGGCGGCACAAACTCACGGTTTTCTAGAAGCCGATCCATGACAAAAGGCAAACCCGCCGGGATGGTAGCCCGGCCACTGTTACGTTGGAACCAGGATATGAACGACGTGACGCCTTGCAGTACGTGCCTCTGCGGAGTTTATCCTCCGGAAGTAAGAAGCGAAAAGCAAATAGCAATTAGCAACTAGCTTTGCTGATTGCTCTGCTGCTGGCTCATTGCTAGCCGCTAGTTGCTAATCGCTTCCCAAGAACGTCGGCCCGACAAAGCGCCTCTGCCTGCGATCTGCCGTTGCAACGGACCGTCGCACGGAGAAAACGAGCGCCGGGGTCGTGATAGGTCGATCGGCAACCGAAGTTTTAATGGGTGGGTTAGGCATTCCCCCCGCCGATCGGAGCAACCGAGCACGATTGCCCTAACGGCAATCGTGCGCAGGGCGGTAGTCCGTCCTCGGTTGTAGACATCATCCAAAAACGCACGACCCCTCGGGGCCGACGAAACCGGAAACTTTTTACAAAGGCTTCCCAAGTGCAATGCCGCGCGCCAGCTGTGCCCAAGTGTAGCCAGAATACATGGCGGGAGCTTTCGACCAGCCAACGCATGCGGTATACTGTGGTTCTCTTGGGGAATAAACGCG
The nucleotide sequence above comes from Pirellulales bacterium. Encoded proteins:
- a CDS encoding cation-translocating P-type ATPase; its protein translation is MPQTTTYHIPALDCPDELALIQRSLRGTPGIAQIVPDYLSRNLHVEYDPAKTKPASIQQAIEAAGFPAQIALPVTSVQLQAAGESGSSRMPRPMIASGLLLLAATAARVLAGSTTFPVVALTIAATIVAGIPVAAAAWRAVRLRGLDMNVLMTVAATGAIAIGDYFEAATAMFLFAVSLWLERLSLSRAQRAIRSLVELAPNVAHRLLNHGTSAESVADVNPVDLTIGEQVLVRPGERIPTDGDVLTGESAVNQAPITGESVPVEKRPGEKVFAGTLNGEGALVLAVTRTAENSTLAHIARLVNEARATRSPTERFVDAFARRYTPVVIALALAMMMMPPLLAVAGVHWASAVGTFDWIQRGLVLLVIACPCALVISTPVTIVSGLHQAAHAGILVKGGEFLEKAAGIRCVALDKTGTITTGSMKVVGVEAFNGRSSEEVIKLAAALERDSEHPLARAISAAAVESGFASFTATSVTALRGLGVRGEISGNSYFLGNARIFAGSEFQLSNEDAARLKEFDVSAATMAWIGTFDRLLGVIRLADQPRQGVAEAIAQLRGQGVERIVMLTGDNTTVAKAIAREIGIEEVHADLLPQDKIERVKTLAGKGGLAMVGDGVNDAPALAAADVGIALGGQSSDTALETADVVVMNPDLSKVADLIRLSRRCRRILQQNIGFALATKLGVMILAAFGDANMWMAVAADVGASMLVIANSLRIIKWQKPL
- the hslV gene encoding ATP-dependent protease subunit HslV, with the protein product MKIRSTTILTVRHQGKVAIGGDGQVTLGTAVMKADAVKIRRLAEGKVICGFAGSSADAFALLERFEAKLKDFPSNVPRAATELAKEWRTDRVLRRLEALLAVVDSKHTLLVTGTGDVIQPTDGVLGIGSGGSYAVAAARALVANSTLGAGEIVRKALEIAAGIDIYTNMNINVEEFAGEN
- the hslU gene encoding ATP-dependent protease ATPase subunit HslU, with protein sequence MQELTPRQIVAELDRHIVGQADAKRAVAIAIRNRWRRQQLPDDMKAEVAPKNILMIGPTGVGKTEIARRLAKLTGAPFIKVEATKYTEVGYYGRDVESMVRELVENAITLVTERERKNVEEEAKRRVGERLLDLLAPAPPSYDTAPDSPDSPQRHERTREKMRAMLAAGEMEQRKVELTIEQKAVPMMFTGMGMEQVDFDLQGMFEKILPKNTTRREVTVAEARKILFDHECEALLNKENIHQQAIELAENLGIIFLDEVDKIVASEGKGADVSRQGVQRDLLPIVEGTTIQTRYGYVHTDHVLFIAAGAFHRAKPSDLMPELQGRFPIRVELTDLTKDDFIRILKEPKSALTKQYIALLGTEGVELEFTTDAIETLADFAFRVNQTTQNIGARRLYTIMERLLEELSFEAPDMHNGHVPINAPYVSQKLSALAEDEDLSKFIL
- the tsaE gene encoding tRNA (adenosine(37)-N6)-threonylcarbamoyltransferase complex ATPase subunit type 1 TsaE — translated: MTDVLQFEAADETATLAFGAALAESLLATQKHNAIVALIGPLGAGKTRLVQAVAHAAGVEQAAIASPTFVLIHEYMGHVPIFHFDAYRLRSEVEFMALGPEEYFAQPGWSFVEWADRVPNCLPSNRLEISILPTGQTARQLTIRALGAPYEKTLDELNRRLTFY
- the aat gene encoding leucyl/phenylalanyl-tRNA--protein transferase, with the protein product MPGLPPSRWFPSAESADEFGLVCIGGDLSPEWLLDAYRHGLFPWPLIHGVDEPQWWSPDPRAIFELDQFHVSRRLADVIRGRKFKITSDKDFVGVIRGCASTGDRRGKTWLTPEMIAAYQELHRLGHAHSVEAWAAGELAGGVYGVAVGGFFAAESMFYRQRDASKVALYHLIRHLHRRHYQLFDIQQLTDHTASLGAVEIPRDQYLQRLADALEQSVQFANLESIHD